AGTTGCCGTGCCGGCCGTGCCACCTCGAGTCGGTATCGGTAGGTGGATCAGAGGCAACCCACAACGTCGCGATTGGTCCCCGCCTCAGTACTTCTCCGACCGAAGACATTTCTTCCGCGCAGTCCCTTAGGAGGGTATGCAGACAGTCATTCTCGCCGCCGGCCGCGGCACCCGGATGCGTCCGCTCACGGACCGCCGACCCAAGCCCATGCTCCCCGTGGCCGACCGGCCGCTGGTCGCGCACACCGCCGACGCCGCCGTCGCGGCCGGCGCGACGGACATCACGCTCGTCGTCGGCTACGAGGCCGCAGACGTGCGCGACTACTTCGGTGACGAGCGCGGGGGCGTCCCCGTCGAGTTCGCCGTCCAGTCGGAACAGCGCGGGACGGCCGACGCGGTCCGCGCCGCGGCCCCCCATCTCGACCCCGACGAGCCGTTCGTCGTGCTCAACGGCGACGCGCTGTACGACGTGCCGTCGCTTTCGACGCTGTACGAGGGGACGCCCGCGGTCGGGTCGTTCCGCGTCGACGACCCGAGTTCCTACGGTGTCCTCGACACCGACGACGAGGGCTTCGTCACCGGCGTCGTCGAGAAGCCCGCCGACCCGCCGTCGGACCTCGTCAACGCCGGCGCGTACGTCTTCCCCGCCGAAGCCCACGACTGGCTCGACGTGGCCGAGAGCGACCGGGGCGAACTCGAACTGACCGACGTACTCGCGGCGACCTGCGAGGCTTACGACGTGCGCGGCGTCGCCTTCGACCGCTGGCTCGACGTGGGGCGGCCGTGGGAACTCCTCGAAGCCAACGAGTGGAAACTCGACGAACTCGACCCGCGACTCGATGGCGACGTGTCCGAGCGCGCCGAACTCGACGGGCCGGTCGTCGTCGAGGAGGGCGCGACGGTCCGCTCGGGCGTGGTCATCGAGGGACCCGTCCTCGTCCGCAGCGGGGCCACGGTCGGCCCGAACGCCTACGTCCGTGGGCACACGCTCGTCGGCGAACACGCCAAGGTCGGCCACGCCGTCGAAGTGAAAAACAGCGTTCTGAT
This genomic stretch from Haloferax volcanii DS2 harbors:
- the glmU gene encoding bifunctional sugar-1-phosphate nucleotidylyltransferase/acetyltransferase encodes the protein MQTVILAAGRGTRMRPLTDRRPKPMLPVADRPLVAHTADAAVAAGATDITLVVGYEAADVRDYFGDERGGVPVEFAVQSEQRGTADAVRAAAPHLDPDEPFVVLNGDALYDVPSLSTLYEGTPAVGSFRVDDPSSYGVLDTDDEGFVTGVVEKPADPPSDLVNAGAYVFPAEAHDWLDVAESDRGELELTDVLAATCEAYDVRGVAFDRWLDVGRPWELLEANEWKLDELDPRLDGDVSERAELDGPVVVEEGATVRSGVVIEGPVLVRSGATVGPNAYVRGHTLVGEHAKVGHAVEVKNSVLMAGVTVGHLSYVGDSLLGRDVNFGAGTKVANLRHDGEAVRQMLKGELVSSGRRKYGVVLGDEVKTGINASLNAGVRIPTGGTVKPGESVLYDRIDERETVDETNGRDE